One Tachypleus tridentatus isolate NWPU-2018 chromosome 3, ASM421037v1, whole genome shotgun sequence DNA window includes the following coding sequences:
- the Gp93 gene encoding heat shock protein 90 Gp93, which translates to MKWILLFVGLLLMSGLCLADDATAEEVEMNVDQDIGSSREGSRTDDEVVQREEEAIKLDGLNVAQMKELREKAEKFAFQAEVNRMMKLIINSLYRNKEIFLRELISNASDALDKIRLLSLTENEALSATEELSIKIKSDKENNILHVTDTGIGMTHDDLVNNLGTIAKSGTSEFLQKIGEAESTVELNDLIGQFGVGFYSTFLVADRVVVTTKHNDDKQYIWESDSGSFSIVEDPRGDTLKRGTTVSLHLKEEARDFLEEDTLKELIKKYSQFINFNIYLWTSKTETVEEPVEEDEEEVIKEKPDEEIEEDGKVEEEKEDKPKTKKVEKTTWDWELMNSAKPIWQRKPADITEDEYKEFYKSITKDTSEPLAKTHFIAEGEVTFKSVLYIPSSQPTETFNRYGTKVDHIKLYVRRVFITDDFQDMMPNYLNFIRGVVDSDDLPLNVSRETLQQHKLLKVIKKKLVRKTLDMIKKIPKEEYEKFWKEYSTNIKLGIIEDPTNRTRLAKLLRFLSSNDTENYTSLAEYVERMKEKQEHIYYIAGSSLDEVKKSPFVERLLKKGYEVLYLTEPVDEYSVSALPEFEGKKFQNAAKDGLKLDESGKAKERLEDLEKEYEPLTKWLQDEVLKDKVLKAKVSQRLHNSPCALVASQFGWTGNMERLARSNAHSKTYDSTRDYYLSQKKTLEINPRHPLIKELKTRIEDDKEDPIAKNMANIMFETATLRSGYMLDDTFSFAERVESLLRKTLGVPEDAQVEDEPELPEEEEEEEPEKEEEVDADEEGESEDKPEDHDEL; encoded by the exons atgaagtgGATCCTTTTATTTGTAGGATTACTTTTAATGTCAg GGCTTTGCTTGGCTGATGATGCCACAGCTGAAGAAGTGGAGATGAATGTTGACCAAGATATAGGAAGTAGTCGAGAAGGTTCAAGAACTGATGATGAAGTTGTACAAAG GGAAGAAGAAGCAATTAAGTTAGATGGTTTAAATGTTGCTCAGATGAAAGAATTGAGAGAAAAAGCTGAAAAGTTTGCATTTCAGGCTGAAGTGAATAGAATGATGAAATTGATCATAAATTCACTATATAGGAATAAAGAG ATTTTCTTGAGGGAGCTGATTTCTAATGCTTCAGATGCTCTTGACAAAATAAGATTACTTTCTCTCACAGAAAATGAGGCATTAAGTGCAACAGAAGAACTGTCTATCAAAATAAAG agtgataaagaaaacaatatcttGCATGTGACTGATACTGGGATCGGAATGACTCATGACGACCTTGTGAATAACTTGGGAACAATTGCAAAATCTGGAACTTCTGAATTTCTTCAAAAAATTGGTGAAGCAGAGAGCACAGTAGAATTGAATGATCTAATTGGCCAG tttggTGTTGGTTTCTATTCTACCTTCCTTGTGGCAGACAGAGTTGTAGTGACAACCAAACATAATGATGACAAACAGTACATCTGGGAATCTGATTCAGGATCATTCTCAATTGTTGAAGACCCTCGAGGAGATACCCTGAAAAGAGGCACCACTGTCAGTCTCCACCTAAAGGAAGAAGCTAGAGATTTCCTGGAAGAAGACACTTTAAAAGAACTTATTAAGAAATATAGTCAATTCATAAACTTCAACATATATTTATGGACTAGTAAG ACTGAAACAGTTGAAGAACCTGTGGAAGAGGATGAGGAGGAAgttataaaagaaaagcctgatgAAGAAATTGAGGAGGATGGTAAAGTGGAAGAAGAGAAGGAAGACAAACCCAAGACTAAAAAAGTTGAGAAAACCACATGGGACTGGGAGCTTATGAACTCTGCTAAACCTATCTGGCAGAGaaa ACCAGCAGACATAACTGAAGATGAATACAAAGAATTCTACAAATCAATTACTAAAGACACATCGGAGCCTTTAGCAAAAACTCACTTTATTGCTGAGGGAGAAGTCACCTTTAAGTCTGTACTATATATCCCTAGTTCACAGCCAACAGAAACTTTCAACAGATATGGAACTAAGGTTGATCACATTAAG ctGTATGTCAGGAGAGTCTTTATTACAGACGACTTCCAAGATATGATGCCAAATTACTTGAACTTTATCAGGGGTGTG GTGGATTCTGATGACTTGCCTCTAAATGTTTCTCGAGAAACTCTCCAACAGCATAAGTTATTGAAagttattaagaaaaaattagtCAGAAAAACATTAGACATGATTAAAAAGATTCCAAAAGAAGAATATGAAAAATTCTGGAAAGAATACAGCACAAA TATCAAGCTTGGAATTATTGAGGACCCTACAAACAGGACCCGACTGGCAAAATTGTTAAGGTTTCTCTCTTCCAATGACACAGAAAACTACACATCATTAGCTGAATATGTTGagagaatgaaagaaaaacagGAGCATATATATTACATAGCTGGTTCTAGTCTGGATGAG GTAAAAAAATCTCCATTTGTGGAGCGTCTTTTAAAGAAAGGTTATGAAGTTTTATACCTTACTGAACCAGTTGATGAATACTCTGTATCTGCTCTTCCTGAGTTTGAAGGCAAAAAATTCCAGAATGCTGCTAAAGATGGATTGAAATTGGATGAAAGTGGGAAAGCTAAAGAAAGGCTTGAAGATCTTGAAAAGGAGTATGAGCCACTAACTAAATGGTTACAAGATGAAGTGCTTAAAGATAAG GTTTTGAAAGCTAAAGTTTCTCAGCGACTTCACAACTCACCTTGTGCTCTGGTAGCCAGCCAGTTTGGCTGGACAGGAAACATGGAAAGGTTAGCTCGAAGTAATGCACACAGCAAGACATACGACTCAACTCGGGA CTACTATCTCAGTCAGAAGAAAACCTTAGAAATAAATCCAAGGCATCCACTGATTAAAGAGCTCAAGACAAGAATTGAG GATGACAAAGAGGATCCCATAGCTAAGAACATGGCCAACATCATGTTTGAGACTGCCACTTTGAGGTCAGGTTATATGTTGGATGATACCTTTTCCTTTGCTGAGAGAGTGGAGAGTTTACTAAGAAAGACTCTAGGTGTTCCAGAAGATGCCCAG GTTGAAGATGAACCAGAACTGCCAGAAGAAGAAGAGGAGGAGGAGCCTGAAAAGGAGGAGGAAGTTGATGCAGATGAGGAAGGTGAATCTGAAGATAAGCCAGAG GATCATGATGAACTATGA